In Lacerta agilis isolate rLacAgi1 chromosome 8, rLacAgi1.pri, whole genome shotgun sequence, one genomic interval encodes:
- the LOC117050829 gene encoding cytochrome b-c1 complex subunit Rieske, mitochondrial, which translates to MLSVATRSGPLAPYLSAAAHAVPGPLKPLAAGLAPAASKLPLDPKRPLLCRESLQGQAARGGLVATASLNAPASIRYVHNDVTVPDFSDYRRHDVTDAAKSSQESSESRKVFSYFMTATTCVATAYAAKNVVTQFVTSMSASADVLALSKIEIKLADIPEGKNMTFKWRGKPLFVRHRTAKEIEQEAAVPLTDLRDPQHDLDRVKKPEWIIVIGVCTHLGCVPIANAGEFGGYYCPCHGSHYDASGRIRKGPAPLNLEVPYYEFPSEDLLIVG; encoded by the exons ATGTTGTCCGTGGCCACCCGCTCCGGCCCGTTGGCCCCTTACCTCTCGGCCGCCGCCCACGCCGTCCCGGGCCCGCTGAAGCCCCTGGCGGCCGGGTTGGCTCCGGCGGCCTCCAAGCTGCCGCTGGACCCGAAGCGGCCTCTGCTCTGCCGGGAGTCGCTGCAAGGCCAGGCCGCCCGTGGGGGGCTCGTCGCCACCGCCAGCCTCAATG CTCCTGCTAGCATTCGTTATGTCCACAATGATGTCACTGTGCCTGACTTCTCTGACTACCGTCGTCATGATGTAACAGATGCTGCAAAATCATCCCAAGAGAGCAGCGAATCCAGGAAAGTCTTCTCCTACTTTATGACAGCAACAACCTGTGTGGCAACAGCATATGCTGCTAAGAATGTTGTCACTCAGTTCGTCACCAGCATGAGTGCTTCTGCTGATGTGTTGGCATTGTCGAAGATTGAGATCAAGCTCGCCGATATTCCTGAAGGCAAGAATATGACTTTCAAGTGGAGAGGGAAGCCTCTCTTTGTGCGTCACAGAACCGCAAAAGAGATTGAGCAAGAAGCTGCAGTACCTTTGACTGATTTAAGAGACCCCCAGCATGATTTAGACAGAGTAAAGAAACCTGAATGGATCATCGTGATCGGTGTTTGCACCCATCTTGGATGCGTACCCATTGCAAATGCTGGGGAATTTGGTGGCTATTATTGCCCCTGCCATGGGTCGCATTACGATGCGTCTGGCAGAATCCGCAAAGGTCCAGCTCCATTAAATCTCGAGGTTCCCTACTATGAATTCCCTTCGGAAGATTTACTTATTGTGGGTTAA